AGCTTGGCGTTGGTTGTCCAAGTTTAAGGTGGTAGGCTGAGATCTTAGGCAAATCCGGGATCTTAAGGCCGAGAGCTGATGACGAGTGCTCATTAGAGCGCGAAGTGGTTGATGCCATGCTTCCAAGAAAAGCTCCTAAGCTTCAGATAACTGGGAACCGTACCCCAAACCGACACAGGTGGTTAGGTAGAGAATACCAAGGCGCTTGAGAGAACTCGGGTGAAGGAACTAGGCAAAATGGCACCGTAACTTCGGGAGAAGGTGCGCCGGTGAGGGTGAAGCACTTGCTGCGTAAGCCCACGCCGGTCGAAGATACCAGGCCGCTGCGACTGTTTATTAAAAACACAGCACTCTGCAAACACGAAAGTGGACGTATAGGGTGTGACGCCTGCCCGGTGCCGGAAGGTTAATTGATGGGGTTAGCGCAAGCGAAGCTCTTGATCGAAGCCCCGGTAAACGGCGGCCGTAACTATAACGGTCCTAAGGTAGCGAAATTCCTTGTCGGGTAAGTTCCGACCTGCACGAATGGCGTAACGATGGCGGCGCTGTCTCCACCCGAGACTCAGTGAAATTGAAATCGCTGTGAAGATGCAGTGTATCCGCGGCTAGACGGAAAGACCCCGTGAACCTTTACTATAGCTTTGCACTGGACTTTGAGCTTGCTTGTGTAGGATAGGTGGGAGGCTTTGAAGTGGGGACGCCAGTTCTCATGGAGCCATCCTTGAAATACCACCCTGGCAACCTTGAGGTTCTAACTCAGGTCCGTTATCCGGATCGAGGACAGTGTATGGTGGGTAGTTTGACTGGGGCGGTCTCCTCCCAAAGAGTAACGGAGGAGTACGAAGGTGCGCTCAGACCGGTCGGAAATCGGTCGTAGAGTATAAAGGCAAAAGCGCGCTTGACTGCGAGACAAACACGTCGAGCAGGTACGAAAGTAGGTCTTAGTGATCCGGTGGTTCTGTATGGAAGGGCCATCGCTCAACGGATAAAAGGTACTCCGGGGATAACAGGCTGATACCGCCCAAGAGTTCATATCGACGGCGGTGTTTGGCACCTCGATGTCGGCTCATCACATCCTGGGGCTGAAGCCGGTCCCAAGGGTATGGCTGTTCGCCATTTAAAGTGGTACGCGAGCTGGGTTTAGAACGTCGTGAGACAGTTCGGTCCCTATCTGCCGTGGACGTTTGAGATTTGAGAGGGGCTGCTCCTAGTACGAGAGGACCGGAGTGGACGAACCTCTGGTGTTCCGGTTGTCACGCCAGTGGCATTGCCGGGTAGCTATGTTCGGAAGAGATAACCGCTGAAAGCATCTAAGCGGGAAACTTGCCTCAAGATGAGATCTCACTGGGATCTTGAATCCCCTAAAGGGCCGTCGAAGACTACGACGTTGATAGGTTGGGTGTGTAAGCGCTGTGAGGCGTTGAGCTAACCAATACTAATTGCCCGTGAGGCTTGACCATATAACACCCAAGCAATTTGCTTACGCAGATTGTGGTGGTGAAGACGAAAGACCCGAAGATTCGTAGGGCCACAAATTCACATATCCGAATTGGCTGAGAGTGCTGCAAGGCATTCACGGCAACCGAATTTCTTGACGACCATAGAGCATTGGAACCACCTGATCCCATCCCGAACTCAGTAGTGAAACGATGCATCGCCGATGGTAGTGTGGGGCTTCCCCATGTGAGAGTAGGTCATCGTCAAGATTCATTTCGCAAAACCCCTATCTGCGCGAGCAGGTAGGGGTTTTGTCTTTAAGTAGAGAGTACAGAGATTCGCCGAGACGTCCCTGCTGGACGGGTCGGCATACAGAATTTCTTGACGACCATAGAGCATTGGAACCACCTGATCCCATCCCGAACTCAGCAGTGAAACGATGCATCGCCGATGGTAGTGTGGGGCTTCCCCATGTGAGAGTAGGTCATCGTCAAGATTCATTTCGCAAAACCCCTATCTGCGTGAGCAGGTAGGGGTTTTGTCTTTGTGGCGCAATAAACCCAGGCATGTGCGCTCCCTGTAGGAGCGGCCTTGTGTCGCGATCGGACGCGTAGCGGCCGCAAACCTGCAGCCTCGGTCCCCCAGGAAAATCGCGTCGCCTGGTTCGCCAGCAAGGCTGGCTCCTACAGGCCGTTGGCGGGCGGCGATCATTGTAGGAGCCCGAGGCATGACACAAGGCCAGTTCAATGGCCGTGGCGTCTGCTTGAGAAACAAAAAGGCCGCTCCCGATGGGAGCGGCCTTGTTGTTTCTGCCTGCCTACTGGCGTTATCAGCTCAGCAGGTTACGTACATTGCCCATGGCTTCATCAGCGAACCCCTGCAGGAACGCCTGGAATCCCGGCAGCGCTTCGGGCCCGCCTTCCCATGGCTCGGCCTGGATCGTCCAGGTGGCGCGGCTGCGGTTACCCTCGAGCGCCACCACTTCCATGGCCGCCCATAGGTTGCCGATGTTCAGGCTGGTGTAGATCAGGCTCCAGGTCATGTTCATGGCCTGGTCATCCCGCGAGTTCAACTGCTCGATCACCACGTTGCCATCCTTGAATAGCTTCTTGCGCACCGAACGCACGCCTTGGCCTGTCATTTCGATATGCGCCAAGGCGGGGATGAATACCGGGAACCCGGCAAAGTTGCCGACAATGTTCCACACACTGGCGGCCGGTGCGGCGATCTCAACGCTGGACGCCACCTGGCAGCCTTGCGGGTTGCGGATCAGGGTATCGGGTTTGCATGCTTGCATGTCGTAGTGCTCCTGTTGGGTTTGAAAGGATCAGATAAAGCCGATATCGGCCAGGTAGCGACAGCCGCGGCCAAGCAGCTCGGGGCTTTTGCTGGGGTAGTGGCTACCCATGCGCAACAC
The window above is part of the Pseudomonas muyukensis genome. Proteins encoded here:
- a CDS encoding SRPBCC family protein, with product MQACKPDTLIRNPQGCQVASSVEIAAPAASVWNIVGNFAGFPVFIPALAHIEMTGQGVRSVRKKLFKDGNVVIEQLNSRDDQAMNMTWSLIYTSLNIGNLWAAMEVVALEGNRSRATWTIQAEPWEGGPEALPGFQAFLQGFADEAMGNVRNLLS